The genomic DNA CGGGTATCAGCTGAGCAACTACCACCAGTGCGCAGAAGCCGAGGAAAACCAGAACGAGGATGCCGCTGTTGTAAACCTTGGTTGTTGATGCTGCAAATGCAGGGGTAATGGTCAGAAGCCAAAGCAGCAACGTGTTGAGAAGTAGCATAGTCCCTTTCATGACAGCCTCCTTTTGAATGTGATTTCCTCCTGCTTAATCTTACGCATCATTTTATTCAGCTAGCTCGCTGGCTCTTGAACGCACATTGCACGGCCTGCCGGATTTCTTCTCTGTCCTCCGGTTTGACTGGCTTGAGGGCGTGGTAGAAAATCCCTTCCTTGCGAAGTTTGCGGATCAGAGGTAGAGACATTTCGTTTGAAACCAGAATGATGGTCACGTCACGATTGCACTTTTTGAGTAGCGGTATGAGGTCCGTCGCCGTAATTTCATCGAACTCGCTGCTTATCAAAATCACCTGGGCCGTCTTTTTAAGGATTCCGTGGAGCGCGTTGGCTGCCGAGTTGGTTACAGTTACGTTGTATCCGGCCTCTATGAAAAGGTCCGCCATCTGTTTCCGGGAATCCAGATCCTCATCCGCTATAAGAAGTCCTTGCGTCATGATCAGCTCCTCTTCGCGTACGTAATGTGGCAGTCCCTGTGTATCGTCAGGTCCGATCGCTCTCGGTTCCCGTTGGTGAAGCCTCTTCTTTCACTGAAGAGAAAAGGCCCTTGATCATCGACATGAAGAGCATGGTGCCGGGGAAAAGCTGAAACACGACTATTAGGGCACCGAAGGCAATGAATAGCACCAGAATCAGGCTAAATCCTTCCGTCTCGGCTCCTCCGGCTGCATAAGCAGCAGAAGCGAATCCT from Geobacter sp. DSM 9736 includes the following:
- a CDS encoding response regulator gives rise to the protein MTQGLLIADEDLDSRKQMADLFIEAGYNVTVTNSAANALHGILKKTAQVILISSEFDEITATDLIPLLKKCNRDVTIILVSNEMSLPLIRKLRKEGIFYHALKPVKPEDREEIRQAVQCAFKSQRAS